One segment of Metallosphaera cuprina Ar-4 DNA contains the following:
- a CDS encoding serine/threonine protein kinase, translating into MVEIREMIYPRYSKEIEEELNSEGIIRAHSFGKTRLGKLSVLGKGKTGVVVLTEDGNALKIRRSDSPKESLELEARMQIMAGNAAPKVLKYGKNFILMEYVSGRHLEKREPISVLIDLINRAYFLEQAGLEHKELVTPWRNVLVSGERTYIIDYDSVSLKERAFNVNKILNAFNLRDLARAYKRGEMTLEEIVKRI; encoded by the coding sequence TTGGTTGAGATAAGGGAGATGATCTATCCTAGATACTCCAAGGAGATAGAGGAGGAACTGAATTCGGAGGGGATAATTAGAGCTCACTCCTTCGGTAAAACTAGACTGGGGAAACTAAGCGTCTTGGGAAAGGGCAAGACGGGGGTAGTAGTTCTAACTGAAGATGGGAACGCCCTCAAGATTAGGAGGAGCGATTCCCCTAAGGAGAGTCTAGAACTCGAAGCCAGGATGCAGATTATGGCCGGAAATGCAGCCCCTAAAGTGCTAAAGTACGGTAAAAACTTCATCCTTATGGAATACGTGAGTGGAAGGCACCTAGAGAAAAGGGAGCCTATTAGCGTCTTAATTGACCTTATCAATAGGGCTTACTTTTTGGAACAAGCGGGTTTGGAACACAAGGAGTTGGTAACCCCTTGGAGAAACGTGTTAGTAAGTGGAGAAAGAACTTACATTATTGACTATGACTCGGTTTCCCTTAAGGAGAGGGCATTTAACGTTAATAAGATCTTAAACGCGTTCAACCTTAGGGACCTGGCAAGAGCCTACAAAAGAGGGGAGATGACTCTAGAAGAAATAGTTAAACGTATCTAG
- a CDS encoding TatD family hydrolase, with product MHMLFDAHCHCSQLNKDYSVFTASVSMDLETSLATLKMKGLRGVGIHPWNAGKVKIDEVKRLIERADFVGEVGLDYRLSEASKEVQRMYFEEFLDFPEKPVNVHALDAWEDAFNLVIKHEIRSAIFHWYTGPLNLLKDIEGAQYFITINPSVSFQAKHQKVVEVAPTRIILTESDGGYVYKGKLLEPTMVTEALKQIARIKGLEVRQVERIVEENFRRAFLNNSKIPSST from the coding sequence ATTCACATGCTATTTGACGCCCATTGCCACTGCTCACAACTAAACAAGGATTACTCGGTTTTCACGGCTTCGGTCTCAATGGACCTTGAGACCTCCCTGGCAACGTTAAAAATGAAGGGGTTAAGAGGAGTAGGCATTCATCCGTGGAACGCTGGGAAAGTCAAGATAGATGAGGTAAAGAGACTTATCGAGAGAGCGGATTTCGTAGGAGAGGTCGGATTGGACTACAGGCTTTCCGAAGCAAGCAAAGAGGTTCAAAGGATGTACTTCGAGGAGTTCCTAGATTTCCCTGAGAAACCTGTTAACGTCCACGCCCTAGACGCCTGGGAGGACGCCTTCAACCTGGTTATAAAACATGAGATAAGGAGCGCTATATTCCACTGGTACACAGGACCATTGAACCTCTTGAAAGACATAGAGGGGGCCCAATATTTCATAACGATAAACCCTTCAGTGTCCTTTCAGGCCAAGCATCAAAAGGTAGTTGAGGTAGCTCCAACTAGGATCATACTAACTGAGAGCGACGGCGGTTACGTATATAAGGGAAAGCTCTTGGAACCAACTATGGTAACTGAAGCGTTAAAACAGATAGCGAGGATAAAGGGATTAGAGGTTAGACAGGTGGAGAGGATAGTTGAAGAGAACTTTAGGAGAGCTTTTTTGAACAACTCTAAAATACCATCCTCAACTTGA
- a CDS encoding SDR family NAD(P)-dependent oxidoreductase: protein MLALVTGASKGIGFETVKLLMREGYEVVSTSRSMPELGDHRFKLDVSNRDEVESLINKISQEIGQIDVVVNNAGFGIYGSFLETSLSEEEYMVRTNFLGPIYVTKAVYKDMVKRRSGSIVNVVSEAAYVNSPFLLVYSSTKAGLASFTNGLWVEARKYGIKVSGVYPGPVKTNFSSHPSFKGREITPKFSIEPERVAKAILKGIKTGKREIYVPSKLKLDPYFLKLANVMQDITYRLVDKFSL, encoded by the coding sequence ATGCTAGCGCTTGTAACTGGAGCCTCTAAGGGTATAGGATTCGAAACTGTGAAACTCCTGATGAGAGAGGGTTATGAGGTCGTCTCCACCTCTAGATCGATGCCCGAGCTCGGAGACCACAGGTTTAAGTTGGACGTCTCCAATAGAGACGAAGTTGAGTCCCTCATTAATAAAATAAGTCAAGAGATAGGACAAATAGACGTTGTTGTAAACAACGCTGGGTTTGGAATCTACGGTTCCTTCCTTGAGACTTCCCTAAGTGAGGAGGAGTATATGGTAAGGACGAACTTTCTAGGTCCCATTTACGTAACCAAAGCCGTATATAAAGATATGGTGAAAAGGAGATCCGGTTCTATTGTGAACGTAGTCTCGGAGGCCGCCTACGTCAACTCCCCTTTTCTACTTGTTTACTCATCCACAAAAGCTGGTTTAGCGAGCTTCACGAACGGGTTGTGGGTGGAAGCTAGAAAATATGGAATAAAAGTGAGCGGTGTGTATCCAGGACCAGTGAAAACTAACTTCTCCTCTCATCCCTCATTTAAGGGTAGGGAGATAACTCCTAAATTTTCCATCGAGCCTGAGAGGGTTGCTAAGGCTATACTTAAGGGGATAAAAACAGGAAAGAGGGAGATATACGTTCCTTCAAAGTTAAAATTAGACCCCTATTTCCTGAAGTTGGCTAACGTAATGCAAGACATAACTTACAGGTTAGTGGACAAGTTTAGTTTATAA
- a CDS encoding fumarylacetoacetate hydrolase family protein — MKLVSFIRSGRRGYGYLEGDRVILTNELAGKETGEELKLDDVRLSAPMEPSAIFCTLVNSPRMLGVEAKKEAKEMLGSPKFFLKLPQIVVGPYDAILAPPTGVRPEVEIAVVVNKPLKMASKEEVKRSILGFSVFNDVTAPGEMKNDMYLAYRRDPSDGKVKKIPVRGSHFRNKNRDTFAPLGPWIVTTDELDDVSGLRMRSVYGGVSVQDGSSDELIYGVDELLVELSKVLTVPRLSVLTTGTIGYKGVEEASEYKLEAVESTLMVEVEKIGRLENPVRVERS, encoded by the coding sequence ATGAAGTTGGTGTCGTTCATCAGGTCTGGAAGGAGAGGGTATGGATATCTCGAGGGAGACAGGGTTATACTAACCAATGAGTTGGCTGGAAAAGAAACTGGGGAGGAGCTCAAGTTGGACGACGTGAGGCTTAGTGCACCCATGGAGCCCAGTGCTATATTTTGTACCCTGGTTAACTCCCCTAGAATGTTAGGGGTAGAAGCTAAGAAAGAAGCTAAGGAGATGCTAGGCTCGCCAAAGTTCTTTCTTAAACTACCTCAGATAGTGGTAGGACCTTACGATGCTATCTTAGCTCCTCCTACTGGGGTTAGACCTGAGGTAGAGATAGCTGTAGTTGTTAATAAGCCATTGAAGATGGCTAGTAAGGAGGAGGTTAAGCGGTCGATCTTAGGTTTCTCAGTTTTTAACGATGTGACTGCACCTGGCGAGATGAAAAACGATATGTACTTAGCGTACAGGAGAGATCCGTCAGATGGGAAAGTGAAGAAGATCCCAGTTAGGGGCTCTCATTTCAGGAACAAGAACAGGGACACCTTCGCACCTTTAGGACCTTGGATAGTGACCACTGATGAGCTAGATGATGTATCTGGGTTGAGGATGAGGAGCGTTTACGGTGGAGTGTCGGTTCAAGACGGAAGCAGCGATGAGTTGATATACGGTGTGGACGAGCTATTAGTGGAGTTATCAAAGGTCTTAACAGTACCAAGGCTTAGCGTCCTAACTACCGGTACGATAGGGTATAAGGGAGTCGAAGAGGCTTCAGAGTACAAGTTGGAAGCGGTGGAATCTACGCTAATGGTAGAGGTGGAAAAGATAGGTAGACTGGAGAACCCCGTTAGGGTGGAGAGGAGTTAA
- a CDS encoding 4-hydroxyphenylacetate 3-hydroxylase family protein → MIRKGADFMKSIKEGHHGEVYYNGEKVNDITESPAFKAAVSTVADYYDLHWKDEYKEYLRVYNPDVGEETSVTLYRPRNKEELRRLRVGISKIYDFYKGFFGRSPDYLNVWTTLFYAHAEDYFGKVFGSKMMENVIEIYKEAAKQDLFYTHAIVAPMYDRSRPPSQWEDPYIQVGVVKETSEGIVVRGAAMLSTAGPYSERLWYLPNIRRDTDPRYAVFFSLPTESKGVKFISRRGFYPKQEFGEFEYPVTSKYEEPDAILVLDNVFVPWDRVIFYKKPEEIEGFMWHTVNLRGWFNWHFVIQHYSRTKFLAGLAIAIAEAVGINNFINVQEKIGEILIYLAMYESALVASEELGEQLPGIYRPNPQISIAISSMGMKALPRINEILRSISAGSSIPVPAGIKDFENPEERALLDRYLASKGLPSLERVKLFNLLWDTIGSETGMRYEQYDRFSRGDPTIRWAQMYTEVYRDRKQELIKMVRDVMDQMPNPKA, encoded by the coding sequence TTGATTAGAAAGGGAGCAGATTTCATGAAAAGTATAAAAGAAGGACATCACGGTGAGGTATACTATAACGGGGAAAAGGTAAACGACATAACGGAAAGCCCAGCTTTCAAGGCGGCAGTGAGCACTGTAGCAGACTATTACGATTTGCATTGGAAAGATGAGTATAAGGAGTATCTAAGGGTTTACAATCCAGACGTTGGGGAGGAAACTAGTGTAACCCTTTACAGGCCTAGAAATAAGGAGGAGTTAAGGAGGCTGAGGGTAGGGATAAGTAAGATCTATGACTTCTACAAAGGGTTCTTTGGTAGGAGCCCTGATTACCTTAACGTTTGGACCACTCTGTTCTACGCTCACGCTGAGGATTACTTCGGGAAGGTCTTTGGGAGCAAGATGATGGAGAACGTGATAGAGATATACAAGGAAGCCGCTAAGCAGGACCTGTTCTACACTCACGCTATAGTAGCTCCAATGTACGATAGATCCAGGCCACCATCACAATGGGAGGACCCTTATATTCAGGTTGGAGTGGTTAAGGAGACTTCTGAGGGGATAGTCGTTAGAGGTGCGGCCATGCTATCTACTGCAGGTCCTTACTCGGAGAGGCTATGGTATTTACCTAACATAAGGAGGGATACGGACCCCAGATATGCGGTTTTCTTTTCCCTCCCCACTGAGAGCAAAGGGGTTAAGTTCATATCAAGGAGAGGATTTTATCCTAAACAGGAGTTCGGAGAGTTCGAGTATCCGGTTACCTCAAAGTATGAGGAACCCGACGCTATCCTCGTGTTAGATAACGTTTTCGTTCCGTGGGACAGGGTGATATTTTACAAGAAACCGGAGGAGATAGAGGGGTTCATGTGGCACACCGTCAATCTCAGAGGATGGTTTAACTGGCACTTCGTTATCCAACACTACTCTAGAACCAAGTTCTTAGCGGGATTGGCCATAGCGATAGCGGAGGCCGTGGGGATAAACAACTTCATTAACGTTCAAGAGAAGATAGGAGAGATCTTAATTTACCTAGCAATGTATGAATCTGCGTTAGTCGCATCAGAGGAGCTGGGTGAGCAGCTCCCAGGGATTTACAGACCAAATCCCCAGATCTCAATTGCTATAAGTTCCATGGGGATGAAAGCCCTACCAAGGATAAATGAGATCCTAAGGTCAATAAGCGCCGGTTCATCGATACCCGTCCCGGCAGGAATAAAGGACTTTGAGAACCCCGAGGAGAGGGCACTATTAGACAGGTACCTGGCATCAAAGGGATTGCCTTCTTTAGAGAGGGTGAAGCTGTTTAACTTATTGTGGGATACAATAGGTTCAGAGACTGGGATGAGATATGAGCAATACGACAGATTTAGCAGGGGAGATCCAACGATAAGGTGGGCTCAGATGTACACGGAAGTTTATAGGGATAGAAAGCAGGAGTTAATCAAGATGGTCAGGGACGTTATGGATCAGATGCCTAACCCCAAAGCGTGA
- the hpaD gene encoding 3,4-dihydroxyphenylacetate 2,3-dioxygenase has product MLDILRVSHVVYRVTDLDRSVRFYSDLLGFVLTEKNGNEAYLRGVEEGQHHSLILKKADSNGLSYFSFRVRKPEVLDLAREKFDELGLNYRRHKERGVEDALLFEDPQGLPILLYHDMEYVGDMRLRFHEYKGSTPVRIDHVNVMVRDLEAEIQFYAKVFGFTETEYFLDKDNRKTVSWMTKIGHSHEIAIAKASRNVPGFHHATFYVHDVRDIIRGADILSSAQMWDSIERGPGRHGVSQGFYIYFRDPDKNRIELFTGDYLVLDPDKWKPIAWTWDKLRYRSDFWGREVPESWLKEWTPVEDITGKLRGWNS; this is encoded by the coding sequence ATGCTAGACATACTTAGAGTCTCTCATGTGGTGTATAGGGTTACGGACCTAGACAGGTCTGTACGCTTCTACAGCGACCTGTTAGGTTTTGTGCTCACTGAGAAGAACGGTAACGAGGCTTACCTTAGGGGGGTAGAAGAGGGGCAACATCACAGTTTAATCTTGAAGAAGGCCGATTCGAACGGGCTGTCCTACTTTTCATTTAGGGTTAGGAAACCTGAGGTTTTGGACTTAGCGAGAGAGAAGTTCGATGAACTTGGGTTGAACTATAGAAGACATAAGGAGAGGGGGGTGGAAGACGCTCTGCTTTTCGAAGATCCGCAAGGTTTGCCCATCTTGTTATATCACGACATGGAATACGTAGGAGACATGAGGTTGAGGTTTCACGAGTACAAGGGATCAACTCCCGTTAGAATCGATCACGTGAACGTCATGGTGAGGGACTTGGAGGCAGAGATTCAATTTTATGCTAAAGTGTTTGGCTTCACCGAGACTGAGTACTTCTTAGATAAGGATAACAGGAAGACGGTATCGTGGATGACTAAGATAGGTCACTCTCACGAAATAGCTATAGCTAAAGCCTCTAGGAACGTACCTGGTTTTCATCACGCCACGTTCTACGTTCACGACGTAAGAGATATCATAAGGGGAGCAGATATACTTTCCTCAGCTCAAATGTGGGATAGCATCGAGAGGGGACCAGGTAGACATGGCGTATCGCAGGGGTTCTACATATATTTCAGAGATCCAGATAAGAACAGGATAGAGTTATTCACAGGAGATTACCTGGTTCTAGATCCCGATAAGTGGAAGCCGATAGCTTGGACCTGGGATAAACTAAGGTATAGATCGGACTTCTGGGGTAGGGAAGTCCCGGAGTCCTGGCTTAAGGAGTGGACCCCCGTGGAGGACATCACGGGAAAATTAAGGGGGTGGAACAGTTGA
- a CDS encoding helix-turn-helix domain-containing protein: MGTLKVMTISIQHENCWTSELEDLEAITMNYHVYPDKGYLRSRIVINAGDRSVVGKMRNSQGVVKVNKVTTYNDVNFVDFLNRYRGSIAGLLYDMEVMFLFNKIRRGVETWSFVISRDRTSEVLRSLSSQGKLLDYTIDDYKLQLGPNLSQAEKRALRTALANGYLDYPRRADADVVASELGLSKVTFLHHLRNAYRKLATHYLTKSQYLE, from the coding sequence ATGGGAACTTTAAAGGTAATGACGATATCGATTCAACATGAGAACTGCTGGACCAGTGAACTAGAGGACCTTGAGGCTATAACGATGAACTATCACGTTTATCCAGATAAGGGGTATCTCAGGTCTAGGATAGTAATTAACGCCGGGGACAGGTCGGTTGTTGGGAAGATGAGGAACTCTCAGGGTGTCGTTAAGGTCAATAAGGTTACAACGTATAACGATGTTAACTTCGTCGATTTTCTCAACAGGTATAGAGGTTCCATTGCTGGACTGCTTTACGATATGGAGGTCATGTTCCTTTTCAACAAGATAAGGAGAGGTGTAGAGACCTGGAGTTTCGTGATATCTAGGGACAGAACTTCGGAAGTTTTGAGGAGTCTTTCCTCTCAGGGTAAGCTTCTCGACTACACGATTGATGATTATAAGCTGCAACTTGGACCAAATCTTTCTCAGGCCGAGAAGAGAGCGTTAAGGACGGCCCTCGCTAATGGATACTTGGATTATCCTAGGAGAGCGGACGCAGACGTCGTAGCCTCAGAGTTGGGACTAAGTAAGGTGACTTTCCTTCATCACTTGCGAAACGCTTACAGAAAGTTAGCCACGCATTACTTAACCAAGTCCCAATATTTAGAGTAA
- a CDS encoding glycosyltransferase family 2 protein codes for MQILSDIYEKFTVNYYNDAIKEIKGTAGKEFALMLLSSPVTALLFPNWGLKTILDLVKLGWYGALPKVGEFGASKLITERSNSVIDPSAIKGFKSDRIVINQVVTSGKNVRTVERTVRSIRYWYKEVERKYSVKVPYEVWIVTDEGMEGRLKGLNSVLKVVPRCYETKNGSRFKARALQYAMEEKEKDPNDWVYYHDEETMFGEDSVLGLAEFMRGNLDIGVHSITYPVNWKMNVLSVIETMRTSNDIISLSLSPRGVWHGSGFMAKVKVEKEIGWDFGPVRAEDLLFHLNAAKKFRYGLMKGFVYEIPPQNLIDYFKQRRRWVLGILDALGKMSLKDKIKYALNLVSWYSAVIGFLVPFLILIKDAAAPLPIGPYLTGPIWLTLMLMLKDGFVSTRRYVDLSWRSFPTFMAKGIIGLMLESIAPWYALTTGWKEKGFHVIDKD; via the coding sequence ATGCAAATTCTATCAGATATTTATGAAAAATTCACTGTAAATTATTATAACGATGCAATAAAGGAGATTAAAGGGACAGCTGGAAAGGAATTCGCTTTGATGTTGCTCTCCTCTCCTGTCACAGCTCTACTCTTCCCTAACTGGGGACTTAAGACAATCCTTGACCTCGTGAAGCTAGGATGGTACGGAGCCCTTCCTAAGGTAGGTGAGTTCGGGGCCTCTAAGTTGATTACAGAAAGGAGCAACTCGGTTATAGATCCTAGCGCGATCAAGGGATTTAAATCGGACCGAATTGTAATAAACCAGGTTGTTACCTCTGGGAAAAACGTTAGGACTGTGGAAAGGACCGTGAGATCTATTCGGTACTGGTATAAGGAAGTGGAGAGGAAGTACTCTGTAAAGGTACCGTACGAGGTTTGGATAGTCACCGATGAGGGAATGGAGGGAAGACTTAAGGGTTTAAATTCGGTTCTGAAGGTTGTACCTAGATGTTATGAAACTAAGAACGGATCGAGGTTCAAAGCCAGAGCGTTACAGTACGCCATGGAGGAGAAGGAAAAAGATCCTAACGATTGGGTTTACTATCACGATGAGGAGACTATGTTCGGCGAAGATAGCGTACTAGGTCTAGCTGAATTCATGAGAGGGAATCTGGACATTGGAGTTCATTCGATAACTTACCCGGTTAACTGGAAAATGAACGTATTGTCCGTAATAGAGACTATGAGGACATCTAACGATATCATATCGCTTTCTCTCTCCCCTAGAGGGGTGTGGCACGGTTCAGGATTTATGGCTAAGGTCAAAGTGGAGAAGGAGATAGGTTGGGACTTCGGACCAGTGAGAGCTGAGGATCTCCTTTTTCACTTGAATGCAGCAAAGAAATTCAGATATGGATTAATGAAGGGCTTCGTTTATGAAATTCCTCCCCAAAACTTGATAGATTACTTTAAACAGAGGAGGAGATGGGTTCTTGGTATTTTAGACGCGTTAGGGAAGATGAGCCTCAAGGATAAGATTAAGTACGCCTTGAACTTAGTCAGTTGGTACTCTGCAGTGATAGGATTCCTAGTTCCCTTCTTAATTTTGATCAAGGACGCGGCCGCACCTCTCCCTATAGGACCTTATCTGACCGGACCTATCTGGTTAACCTTAATGCTAATGTTGAAAGACGGCTTCGTCTCAACGCGAAGGTATGTAGATCTGTCCTGGAGAAGTTTTCCCACTTTCATGGCTAAAGGGATAATTGGGCTCATGTTGGAATCGATAGCCCCTTGGTACGCGCTCACCACGGGGTGGAAGGAAAAGGGCTTTCACGTTATCGATAAGGACTGA